Part of the Sorghum bicolor cultivar BTx623 chromosome 1, Sorghum_bicolor_NCBIv3, whole genome shotgun sequence genome, ACATACACAcagagacacacacacacacacacgttaCACTTGTCCAGAAGTAAAAATCTTCGGTAGCCATATTAaaaataatatcaatatttatatcttttaaTAGGTTTATTATAATTTAATCAAAACTTAAAGTTTTAGTATCTTAATAATTAAGATgtacatttattttgggacgAAATAATAGGAACAATAGATAGACAGCCATGGACGGACGGTGCTAAGGAAGACTAGAATGAACGGGGACACTGGACGAGAAATAGAGTCGGTGCGAAAAAAGGAAATGAATGTGCACAGGACTACTCTCATCCAAACATAACTCTTTTCCTCTTGCTGTTTGCATGAGCATGAGCGTGACAGCGTGGGACCTTCGGAAAATGGAATATATCATTTGTGTATCATGAATGAGTCTACAACGAAAGGTTTGTCCTGACCATAGACTCATTGGATCTCTCTTAAAAAAGCAGGATTTGAATCTAAAGCCTTCTTAGCTAAACTACGTGTATCTTCTCTCGGGGACTCCCTCGTTATGCGAAGCAGCTCCTTGATTCCGCCAGAAGCAATGATGTCACAAGTGTTGTCTTCTGCAAAGTTGTGGGTGATATTTGGTAAGATACTGTACATATCGATTGTGCACCAAATTCATGAGCTACAAAGGGCAAAATGGTCGAGAACAAACCTATATACTTACCGTTCTGAGCTAGATGGCAAAAAGCAAGCTCAATATGTCTTCGTGTTGAAGCAGAAAACATAGTTGAATGGGCCACCATCCAAGTAAGAACACCATCTTCAATCAGAAGGGACCTCCCTTTCCTGTGACCTATTATTGAACTAAACAATCAGGAAAACTCGATGTATTCCACTTCAATGGCACAATCTTCATAAGTGCAGCACAAACCTTGGCTTATCATCCGggattcacattttgcaaagtTTGCTATTCCTCGTGCTATCTGGGCTATCACATCAGTGTGTCCACTGCAAAACATTCCCAGTAGTGCTTTTATTCCACCGTCTTGTTTCAACATTAAGTGCACCTTTTCTGCAAATGTACACACTTGATAGGTCAtatctttattccccaaaaaATAGACGTTCCACTTCTAGCAACTAATCTTTTAGATCCAACAGTATATGAACCTAACCATAATTTCGTTAAAAAAAACTAggaaaaataaagacaaaaagcTGTACCATTCCCACATAAATTGGCAATTGCACCAGCCACCATCCGCAAAGTTTGAGGATCATCGGTTTTAGAAGCAACATTTGCTAATAATCGAGCTCCACCTTTATTCATAATCAGTCCCTGGTTTGATCCTGCAATATCGAGTGTCAACATAAATACATAATTCTTAATGCTTAGGATGTAAAAACTAGGCTAATATTGATTTAATTTTATCACAACTTATTAAATAGTTGAAGCTATAAAGCTGTGTGCGTCACACACTAGTGGTGGTaagtgaccaaaccaagctagaACATGTAAGAGCCCTCCATAGTTTGAATGAGACAATATTAGCATATCATATTAACAAATCTCCATCCATGAGATGGCAAAAATTTGCACAAACATTGTTTCCAATATGATCCAATTCTTTTGAACTTCACTACTGATTCAACTACTATTTGAAACTAGTCTATTCAGCTTTAGTGGATATAAGACTAAAACATCAAAACAGTTCAAGAAAGTGTGAGCTTATATGTAGATGCAATGCTTAACAAATTCACATGCATATAGAACATTTCCGTCTGTAATGATGATAGACGAAAGTGTCCATCTGTAATATTTCTATAGCAATGCAATAATTTGGTATTCACGTGTCAAAGGAATTCTTTAATGGTTAAGATACACAtgttgacaaccattttgcagtATAAATGATGATAATTAAGAAATCCTGGCAGTGAGTGAGCTAGTAGATGATTTTTGGACCATTTTGACCAAATTGAAGAGAAATCTGAATGGTGCTTTGTTGGAAACTATGAATCAATTACCATTCATTGCCAAGTTAGCAACAGCACCAGCAGTGACTCGATGAATAGTGGTGTTTTCTGATGTTTGTAGAAGGGATAGAAGAGCATCGAGCCCTCCTTCCTCAACGATTCTTTCCTGATTAACATCTGCAATCCCAAAAAAGGACAAGTGAGCAAAAACTGGTCATAATCCTAATACTTCATTAGAAGTATAAGACGTTTTAAATCTAAGTTGTGAAACTCTACTTCAGCCACTAATATGTTCTAACCTATTTAAATTCGTCACATTAGAATAGTATTATTAGGtttgttaaaaaaataatattcaatAGTGATAGATCATAGATACCAGTACAGAAACAGTCATAGTTAAAGTTACTGGAGATTTGGTCTTGTGCAAAGCATCATATTTGAAAAGAAAGTAATTACTATCTACCTTCTTAGAGAACAGAAAGCATAACATAGAGTTACAGCTACTTGTTCAAGAGAAATATTGTAGTGACAAATTATAGTCATGCATATCAGTACTGAAATTAATTTTTTTGCAGTATCATACTCCCAACCATACAAGCACACAGAGATCTTAGAAGCTACAGTGGGGCAGCAATTCATTTTGGGCCCTAGCCAGTCCAGATTGAATTCATATCAATAACAACACAAATTGTTAGGCAAGGCTGTCTCAACTCACGGTGAGTTGATTCGCTTGTGTATGGGGCAcagatctctttttttttttccacaACAGCGAAGCCGAATTTCATTACTTGAAAGCAATGAAATTAAGTTTTGTCTAACAAACCATACAATGTGCCTAACCAAAAGCCAAATTGAAATGAACACAAAGGGTTCATCCAACTGGCGTGTGGCCCAGATCTCTGTATGTGTGCACTGGTACACTTAACCTTTCTTCCTATCTTAATGCAATCATAGTACCATACACAGATCTCTTTTTTAAGAGAAAAAACTCAACAAAACAAAGTATGCAAATGGAGGTATTATTTTCATTTAGTAACTGCTATACCAAAATCTCAATACTTTTTTTGTAGGTTCCCTATGTTCAGATAAGTTTTCCATACAAATAGGCTCATGGAGATCAAAGCAGTGTTAAATATATGCACAGTTGCAAGGGGAAAACTCCCAGACCTTCAGCAGCAAGATTAGCAACCACCTTGACAGCATGGATCTGCACATCTAGATCCTCAGACTTCAACAGAGCAAGCACGTTTGGAAGACCAACTGGGTGTCAATTGGGCCAAAACAATTGTCAGGATGGCAGTTCAAGAAAGACAACTGTCTGATCTGGTAGTCTTCCATGATGTAAAGTTACCTTCTTCAAATATCTTTGATATAGTACCTCTCTGACCAGATAGAGCCTCTCTTAATTTTCCTGATTTGGACACAAAAGCTGTGTTGCCTAATCCAGATCCTGATCTAACCATACTACGTGATGTTTGAGACTGTCAAAGAGAAAAATTacatataagaaaaataaacatCAAAATATTAAAGGGTACAATAACAAAACTGTACCTCTTCAGCACAATTATCAGACACAGACGGTTTCAACCTCACAATTTGATCTTCAAGGCCTTGTCTCTGGCTCATTTCCTGCTGCACCTTTTCTTGAGTAGACTTCAGTTCATCATATATTAATTCCTGCAATAATTACCAAAGAAACAGGTAAGCGAGAATTACAGCAAATTGAAAGTAAACAAAAACAATCATGTTTATAAGAATCACGGACAGGGTCAATTAGCTAAGACTGGTTTGCTTTACCTTCTCTGAAATAAGTTCGCTGACCTTTTCTTTTAGTGATTGTACTTGAATTGTAAATTCTTCAGTCGCTTTGGTTAATTTCTTTTCCAATTCACGGGCCATACTTTCCTGCAACTGGAATATACTTTGGTCACCTTCTCTAATGATAAAAGCAACACTTCATATTCAGTTGAGGGCATCTGTGCAGCATTCCATCATTTGGAAATAACTTGACCATGCAACATATACCCAATATAATGAAACACACCTATGAACTGCACAGTATTTATTCCAATGCACATAAAACAAATTCCCAATGCTAATGGGGCAGGTTGAGTACACCATCTTCTAAGCCTATATAACTGAGAGGTGAAAATATAAGCTGTTAAATTTATGTAGCAATATTAAATTAGCATTGAATTAGGTTGAAAGTGGTAGAACTGCTTGCACATTTCCATTTGCAGGCACAAGACATTTTATACAGGAAGTTAAACAAGCCTTTTCCATTGTAGATTCAATCTTGTTAGTCAAAAAGTCAAATATTTTGGCAATTGATATATGACTAATAAGTGGTTTTATTAGTCTCGATTTTGGAGGTGGGAATTTCCCATCAATCTGCAGATATTAAATCTAATTGAGACTGGTAGTATGAAACTCTTGAAACAACAGAAGCAAAGCCTTTTTGTCCCAAGCAAGTCAGGGTAGGCTAGAGTTAAAAACCCAACATGGACACCAACAAAGAGGAAAAaatagagagaaagagaaaataATTATACATAACGCAACTCTTATTGTCATATAAAACTGTGTTTTACCACTTAAAATACAACTTAAGCTGTACTGGTTACAGAAGAAAAGAGGGGCAAAAACACATAATATCCAAGCATGACATGTCTAGAAACCAGAATTGAAAAGTATGTCACAACTTGCCTATTTACTAGGTGCAGAACTATCTGATTCGATAATGGCTGCATCTTAAAGTCTACCTGGGCAGAACTCTGAGCATCACACAGTTGCTGTTGTAGTACACTCATGCGATCTTTCATGCTTGATGAACAACACCTTTCTTCCTCAAGTTTCCTTAGTAATTCTCCCATTTCCTTCTCATGCTCTTTAGTTGCATCGGTAAGAAATTTTGTTTTTGAGAGGTTCTcaagctgttgctgctgctaatAATAGATCTTATGTCAGAATAGAAACATTGTCATGAGATGGACTTTTTCAATGCAGCAGCAGTACAATGTTAAACtagaacaaaataaaaaaaaatatgagcAATGCATAAAGAAATATATAAGGTGGTAATGTCAAGCTACCTTGTTTTCGTCGAGCAAATTCTCAAGCTCAGTAACATGTTTGGATAACAAATTATTTtggcctctctctttgtctaaGTCCTGCGTCAATTTTTTTACTGCAGATTCCAATTGACGCTTTTCCTTCTCCAGACTCTGGGTTAATAAATCACTTGTTATATTCTTGCCCCCTGAAGCAAGGTTTTATATCATGATACTGAAGAGGGTGGGGTCGCACTGAACGCTACACTTTTGTGAAAAGCAAAATGAATGTACAAATAATTTCCTATTTGAGGGAAATACAGCAGGGCAGAGcacaacttcaaatttgcatctCATAAACAAAGCAGTGGACCATAAAAGATACCTCAATTTGCATGTTAGAGGTCATTCTTAAATCATGGAATGACCTCTCAGATTCTTTCAACCTTTTGTCCATCTGCATTTTTTCACTTCTTATAACCTTTTGTTGTCTCTccatctctgatgtgagttggTCAACCTCACGCTCCATCTTCTTGTAAAGAATTTCGTAATCAACCTCTTCCTTCAACTTCATTGTGTTCACTACTTTCATTGCCTGCAAATCACAAAGTAAAAAAGAAATAAGTTTTAACAGACTCAAAGAAAGCATCCCAATCACAGAAAAAATTGTGGATATAATCTTCAATAATCCCGTGTATTTGATGGCATTACTTTAGCAAAAGCATCATAATCTCAGAAGTCTATCACTACACAATATGTGCAATTGAGatgacatcagaagcagccaCTGCTTCAAAAGGCAGCTAGATAACTGACTAATAGCGTTTGCCATCAGAAGCAGTTTTGTtgtcatgtgttgctatgctcgTCTACAGGGGATGCCAGAACCCAGCCACCAATGTGGAAAACTGCAAAGTTGGGTTTGCTACTTTGCTTAATTTCACAATCATAATTCTAGTTCTCTACCACTGAAGCAATTGAGATGACATTACCAGCTCGGTAGTAGGTTAAAGTGCATTAAGTGAAATAAAGGCAGGTGCATTGAGAAATACATGTCTGGAATTGACTGCAATTTGGTAATGCTTAACCATCATTTGACTAGTGAAAATTTTGTCTCAACTACCAGGTTCAATAATCTGATGTGTCTGGGTTTAAGAGCAAGGTGTTTCTACAGATATGAAAAGAGAGACTACCAAAATTCCAGTATCACAAAAACACAAGAGTATTGGGAAGGAAGGCAGTGCAACATTGGACCAATGGAATGGTGAATTGAACTTACCCTCTGCCCAAACATAACTGTGCTTGAAGTTTCTGAGTAATGCCTAGCAGATGGACCTATTGTCACAACAAGAGAAGTCCTAGCAGTCCCTGCCAATTGAAGACTTGAGCAAATGTCCACCAGATGATATAGCAAAATAGTAACTATTATGTCATTCAAAATGAATTATCCATTATTAATTGATATCCAAATTGAATTGATCAACTGGCTTCAAAAGTTCAAATGTGCATGTTCCAAAGATTTAAGATTTTGTATGAAGACTTTACACCTAACATGACTAACTTATCCAAAATACTTTCCCTAGTAAAACTGCAACTCAGCCTGCATTATGCAATGCTTCCTGCCAATCATTACTGTAAATAGTTCTTTCCGACGCTATTGGttctttaataattaaatgggaaCTTCAGCCACAAACATCAGGACATCAAATATGATAACCAGAAACTAAGAAACACGCCACCAATCGAAGTTAGACTTGGAAAGTGTGACATATATCTcatctttttcttttgttcagCTAGGAGTTGCACAGTACATGCTGCTGCCTTCTGCTAAGAACTGGAGTCATGTAAGAGATATTTTTAGAAGATGCCATCCCGATAGCCTAGTACTCTCTAAAGGGAGAACTTCAGCAAACAGAAGCTAGTAATCAACATTCAACAAACAACATAAGCAAATCATAAGCACCTCCAAATGAATCACGGAGTATCCTTGTAAGCTTTGAATCTCTTGTGGGTATATGGGGACTATTTTCTGCTAGCGCATTAATGCATTTTCCTAAGGAAGTTAATGAGAGATTGATGAACTTGGCTTCTTCGATCATGTGACCTTCACTTCCTGAGAAAAAAAAGGTATTACAGAGCAATGAACACTTCTGTGACAATATTTAGTAACCAACTTGATTCGCAATAGAAAGATAAAATGGAAAGAAGTCTTACCGGATTTATCAATTCGTTCTGATCCAGCAAGGTCGACAATCAAGAGTTTACTTTTGAGAACAAGTGGCAGATCATCAGGAAAAGTGTCACGTCTATCAATATACAAAGAGCTactattttcttcttttcttcttgTGCTTCTTTGCAAATGGATCTGAAAAAAAGTATCAATAGTGCATATCTATATCATTATTTACAGAACCTAAAATAGGAGTGATAACAGAACTAATTGTTGCAGTGCAGGAACATACAATTAGAATTGCATGACTACGAGATGATTCCGTGTTCATCTTAGTATTAGCAGCATGACGATTTGCTTCACCGATTTGCAGAAGTTGAAAAACATGTTCAAGATCTTTAACTTCAACTATTGCAGCACCTGGCAAGGAAACTTCACCAGTTTTTGCATCCTCCACTATTGGAATATTAGTCTTTTCTGGGGCCAGTAAATCATGGACAGATTCCAAGTACAGCTATACAGCAAGTAGGTACAAGTTAGCATGATAGACCAAACTCAAACAATAAGCCACCGTTTGTTTAGTTATAAAGATGAAACTTACAAATGATGGATGGAAAATTTGCCAATGaacattttaaatatattatgcATCTTTTGTCTATTTTAATAGTACACAGTAAGAGGTCTATATAGTAAACTTTTACACTTTCTCCCATCCATAAGACCATAAGATTCATATGGTGGGTTAATTTAGCATGAAGAATTTATATAATATAAGATGGGTAAACCACATTTATAGAAATTTATTTACATCTGCACAAGTGTCTTGCTCTATGCCTTTATGGATTCTCAGTTAAGTGCCGAATGAGATGAAAATAGTCAGACCGTCTTGCAACTCATAACCTATTTAACATAACAATTTACCATGCAAAAAACATTCAAGCAAGTCATACATTGTGTGTTATCCTCTTGTCTTCTTCCATAACCAGTTCAATTAGGTTGACAGAATATGTAGTTGTATGATTGAAACAAGTCACGTGACTATTAACATATAAAAAAATGTTATTCTTGCACTAACAATACGTAAGCCATTGCCATTCTTCGAAGCTAAATTACATGATCACCAACATAAAAATATGGCTGTTTTGCAATAACAAAACATCAATAAACAATAACGTCAAATAAGAAAGTCAaagaaattctacaaaaatattCATGAGCGCTAATTTAAAAGGTGAAAAAAAAGTTAAATAACAAATTATATCAGTTATCGGGAATAAAACCTGTAGATATGATATGGCGACCCAATCTGTTTCAAAAGACAGACTAGAAAGGATATGCTCCAATGCTCTGACCATTATACCACGTTCAGAAGGGTCATCTTTCCCAAGTCGACCAACTGTGTATGTTTTTCCAGTACCTGTTTGACCATAGGCCATTACTGTCCCATTATAGCCTTCTAATACACTCTGCAAAGGTAAATCAGCAGTTATTTTATTCTTATTAAAAAAATGTAATGACTACTTGTGCCTTTTTCCCTCAAACGCGCAGGAGAGATGTGTATCTTTATATTAAAGAGAAAGAAAGAATGGAACCTTACAAAAGAACCCCAAAATGTCAGTACAGAAATAAAAGGGGATGCAAAAAAGGAGCATTAGTCAATGTGGTTTGTAAAGCAACAGAATTAGAAAAGGAAATCATGGAAATGCAGAACTGATGACTGACTGTTGTAAAATGTTACTTCACTATGAAAGAATTTTCACTATACTAGAAATGCAGTGCCCACAAAAGGAAACTAATAAGCAAAGTCGACAGGTATTGTtctgaaaatattaataatcAATTATTATCACAGTTCAACCATGAGGTTATAGTGGCTTAAATATTGTAACAGTTGTTACTCCAGGTTACAACATTAGAAAATCTACATTTCTTTTGATTTGTTCTATGTTGCATATCTAAATTAATTAGTGGCATCTGGAATGCATGACTTGCCTCAACCACGGGCTTTGCCACTGCCTCATACACACGTTTTTGTGAAGCATTTTCACTGAAGACCTCATCGAATTTGTAGGATTCACAGCTCCAATTATTTTTCTTCAGTTTCAGCCTCTTGGACTACAGAAAAACAAGATCATGAACACAATCAGCTGCAGAAAAATATACACACTTCAAGTGATTGCTGATAAAGAAACTGAAAAGTTAAAATGGGATGGACAAGCTAACCTCAGGCTGCAACTCAACATAGCTATCAAAGTCAGCATTATGAGCTAAATCCTCCGAATTCTTCGGCCGAAGCCTTACAGCAACTCTCACTCTGCACGAATCTGTGTTTGTGAAAGGCATGTTTATACCAGTTCTGAATTAATAGAGCAACAAACCAAATTTCCATGATAATAATGAACCGCAGGTCTACCAAAATCGGAACAACACACTGCATCCAAAAAGCGCATATTACTGTATATGACAGTGACACAAGTGCTATCGTGCAAAAATGAACCATCACTCAGTAAATTTGGTGCAAGTGAGCAAGCTTGACGTGAACAAGCTGACCATTAGGGAAGGGGCTACTGCCTGAGGGATATATTGCTGCCACAACAATCCCTGCCTCAGAAGCAACAGCGAGCTGCCAATACAGCACCGCTTATCTCCCCCAACTGCATCTCCGTTACCATTGCAACACCCCTGCTTGATTTCAACTCTCAAGTCGAATCGATTACGCACAGAGAGAAACCAAACGAAACTGCTAAACCCCAACACGCGCCTCCTCGACTTGCTGACGGGATCAAGGGGGGAAAATGCATTCTCCGTCTCCGGTCATTCACGGGGAGATAGATAGTAGATACCGGCGCTGCCGCTGTGGTCGGCGACTGGTCGCGACCTCGCGGGGGATGGGGAGGGGCGGCGCGGACCCGGCGCGACCGACTTGgaccgcgcgccgccgccgcggggcgCGCCATTCCTCTCGACGGGCCGTGCAGGCGCCCACCCGGCGCCCGTTGCCATCGCCGCCGCGGGAGCCCCGAGTGCGGGTGGATCTCTCTCGGCGGCGGGGCGAGCTGGGGAGGCGGAGAGAATCGGAGAAACGGGAGGGATTGAGGCGGCGTCAGGCGTGGTGCTGGGGTTGTGGTTTCGTTTCCGTTTGTGTTTTTGAGTTGAGGCGCGCACGACGGCGACCGTGTGGGGGGTGGGCCGGGTGGCCGTACTCAAATACTGCCGTTTGTTCAGTAGCTAAGTGTCATTTAAGCTTTTCgaaaaataactttaactaaatatatactaaaaaatgtttatatttatatttatagtatcattagaaagatttTTAAGTATAgctttttttaacaaatttatttaaaaatataaatattgcacaTGTTTTTCATAATTTAAGTCAAACTTGTAATATAAAAATCTAAAACGACACTTCATTTAGGATGAAGAGACGTGGTAACACGGCTGTTGTCTTCCTCAATTAATTGTGGCGATAAAAAACACAATATGAAAAACGCTAACATTGGAAGcgaaaagaaaaataattacTCCCTCCCAAAATACTTCCGGTTCCTGCATGATTGAGGCCTCgtttccccttgctaaattttagccaactaaattttagtcactttagtagctaaaattTCAAATACATTGACTAAAAAACAGCTAGAATAGTTTAGTCCCACTAGTcatccaagagtagctaaaataattttagctagctaaaatttagcaagtagAACCAAATGGGGCCTAAGTATTACGACACTTATTTACTACTTTCTCCTAAAACCAAATATGGCACTTAAAAAAACTCAAGGGACACACGTTCTCACttcttgaagagtcaaattttttaaattagactaaaaatagaaaaaaaatattatcaaccattgtatctccaaataattTTATGTGTATTTATTTTGGTATGGGGGAGTACACGCTTGGATCAACCAGTGAATTTCAAAACACCATATAATTGCACCTCTAAAATGCTAGAAtcacttttgaaaatctaattttTCAAAATCTACCATCTATTATCCCGCACAACAcaagaataaaaaaaaattgatgCGCTGGGCATAACGGAGAGACCTCCAACCATGTGCCCCAGCACCAGACACCGTACACTGTACCGCGGCGCAACGGCCCATCGCGTCAATTCACAGAGGCACAAAGCCATGGCCAAACAGCTTCGCAGGCTACCATGCTTGGCCGATCTCGGCCGACGAGGCGATGACGACGGAGTAGGAACCAAAGGGGAGGTGCATGAGCTACCACCAGCGAGTCCACGTCCGACTAGACAACTACAAGAAAAATACACCTACACGCATTGAAAAGATGAAAACTGAACGGTGACGACTACCAGACTACAAGCGACAACGGCACAACAATAGGAGTACATGGAACGAGACAGGCACATCCGTGTATAATAGGTTAAAATACTCAACTTTCAACATTTCGATCCTGACTGACATAAACTTATagagataataaataaatatcaGGTGGAAGGGGCAAAGCCCAAATCCCAGTCTTACATAACAGCAAGACACAAATAAACCACCCTTTAACCATCTGCAGGACATTCTAGGGCAGGACGATATCATTTCCATCCACTTCCTTCTTACACAACAGCAAGACATAAATAAATCACCCTTGTAACCATCTGCAGGACATCCTAGGTCAGAATCATATCATCTCCATCCACTTCCATTTCAGTATCATGTTCCTTTTGCTCATCGTCCCAGGGTGGCATAGACATCCAGAATCCAGGAGGCTTCTTGTTAGAGGATCCCAGCAAGACCGTCCCTGGTCGTTTCAGGTTTCCCTTAGTTCCTGCACCCAGCAAATTAAACAACCCATGTTTTGGTGAGTGCCAAAAGTTCAGCCCAATAATGCCATGGAAAAAAAAATCCTTTTTTATCTCACCAATCTAACAGCTCTGCAGTGTCCCAAGAAAGCAATGTAATAAAACTATACAGCCCTCCAATACTGGAATTGCTTAAGAGCACTAACAAATCTACCTTGCCCCAAAACAGATGACATGTTACAGGCATATCCTTTATAAATCCAATTGAGTTGGCTCACTACTGTGTGTTTGAATCAGAACCCTGCACTTTAAAATATAATGTATATTTGCTTCACTTATTTGTCCCCCCAAAATAGAGTGGTTTTCTGATAAACTGGGCCAAATTGGTCCGATATGTTCCGCTGGTTCCTAAGCAAGAGGGAGGTGAGGATGAAACCAGTTTAATCAAATGCTTTCTTAGTTACGTGTTAGTATCAAAGGGTTATCATTAGGGAATCCCTTATTATTACTGTCGAATGAAATAGCATAAGCAAAGAACAAAATTAGAAGCAAGCATAGCAAAAGAGACAGGAGGGTGAACATTCTGTTTACTACTAGTTGAGTAAAAAAAGATGATTATGCACCTTGACAACACATTGAGGTGACCACAAATATAGTGTCAAGTACTTCGACCCTTAGGAAAAGCAAGGGGCCAAACAAACCTTTCAAGGAAGCACTTGGACCAAATTGACTATGCAACCACTTTAAAttaaaggtttttttttttaacttcctCTATTAAGATAAGAGATGAGAACACAGACATGCAAACATACTATGAACAGATATTCAACTTCACTATGATAAGGTCCATTAGGAACACAATGATGATATCTCCGGGAAGCATGGAATCACCCAGCCTTGGGGCATGCTTCTGTTATCTACCTAAAACAAATGGGACTGATACAACACTGGTCACTGCCTCACTGGGACAACACAATCACATCTTCTGTTGCAAACGATCAACCTTGTCTGAATTTGTGGTGAACATGGCATTTAGACACCCATAACCCACTCATCAGCGATTATATGGACTGGGCTAGTTTAGCAGGCAATTATACTGGGACAATGCAATAACAGAACCAAAAGATTTGTAGAAGTAACCATGAGATGAGGGTTGCATTGCTCGAACATGATTACCTGTGCCTGCCGTCAGATATTTGGATATCCTACTGTGCATATAGCCAAAATCAATAGTCCTTTCCGCAGCAAACCCATCCACTCCTTGTAATGTGTTGTTCTTCATGTCCACAGCAATCACCCAAGCCTTGCCATCCATGCTCTTCGCCTTGGTCATGAAGTAAacaagatcatcatcatcactcaaACTGAGTGTGGGTTGACATATGAAGAGTCCCTTGAATGGTTCCATAGTCATGCCACTATGGTCCATCATCACAGGCAGTAGCTTAAAATGTGGGTTGTTGTCAATTGGGATATCAGAAGACTCTTGCTTACAGCCCGGTTTCCAACAGTCCTCAGCACAATCAGCATCCACCGGCCTTGTCCATATCCTGGACACCCAACCATCCCTGAAGTAGCAACCCCTAAAGGTTGGGTGAGGCTTCCAGTTAACCTGCAGCTCAACGTATCTAATGGTGCGACCTTGTTGGACTACGGCGATGTCCCGAGCGAGCCGTGCGTCATCGTCCCAATCTGCCCTGCCTGGAAGGAGTGGTGGTGGCAA contains:
- the LOC8085464 gene encoding kinesin-like protein KIN-UA isoform X3 codes for the protein MATGAGWAPARPVERNGAPRGGGARSKSVAPGPRRPSPSPARSRPVADHSGSADSCRVRVAVRLRPKNSEDLAHNADFDSYVELQPESKRLKLKKNNWSCESYKFDEVFSENASQKRVYEAVAKPVVESVLEGYNGTVMAYGQTGTGKTYTVGRLGKDDPSERGIMVRALEHILSSLSFETDWVAISYLQLYLESVHDLLAPEKTNIPIVEDAKTGEVSLPGAAIVEVKDLEHVFQLLQIGEANRHAANTKMNTESSRSHAILIIHLQRSTRRKEENSSSLYIDRRDTFPDDLPLVLKSKLLIVDLAGSERIDKSGSEGHMIEEAKFINLSLTSLGKCINALAENSPHIPTRDSKLTRILRDSFGGTARTSLVVTIGPSARHYSETSSTVMFGQRAMKVVNTMKLKEEVDYEILYKKMEREVDQLTSEMERQQKVIRSEKMQMDKRLKESERSFHDLRMTSNMQIESLEKEKRQLESAVKKLTQDLDKERGQNNLLSKHVTELENLLDENKQQQQLENLSKTKFLTDATKEHEKEMGELLRKLEEERCCSSSMKDRMSVLQQQLCDAQSSAQESMARELEKKLTKATEEFTIQVQSLKEKVSELISEKELIYDELKSTQEKVQQEMSQRQGLEDQIVRLKPSVSDNCAEESQTSRSMVRSGSGLGNTAFVSKSGKLREALSGQRGTISKIFEEVGLPNVLALLKSEDLDVQIHAVKVVANLAAEDVNQERIVEEGGLDALLSLLQTSENTTIHRVTAGAVANLAMNGSNQGLIMNKGGARLLANVASKTDDPQTLRMVAGAIANLCGNEKVHLMLKQDGGIKALLGMFCSGHTDVIAQIARGIANFAKCESRMISQGHRKGRSLLIEDGVLTWMVAHSTMFSASTRRHIELAFCHLAQNEDNTCDIIASGGIKELLRITRESPREDTRSLAKKALDSNPAFLREIQ
- the LOC8085464 gene encoding kinesin-like protein KIN-UA isoform X1, whose protein sequence is MATGAGWAPARPVERNGAPRGGGARSKSVAPGPRRPSPSPARSRPVADHSGSADSCRVRVAVRLRPKNSEDLAHNADFDSYVELQPESKRLKLKKNNWSCESYKFDEVFSENASQKRVYEAVAKPVVESVLEGYNGTVMAYGQTGTGKTYTVGRLGKDDPSERGIMVRALEHILSSLSFETDWVAISYLQLYLESVHDLLAPEKTNIPIVEDAKTGEVSLPGAAIVEVKDLEHVFQLLQIGEANRHAANTKMNTESSRSHAILIIHLQRSTRRKEENSSSLYIDRRDTFPDDLPLVLKSKLLIVDLAGSERIDKSGSEGHMIEEAKFINLSLTSLGKCINALAENSPHIPTRDSKLTRILRDSFGGTARTSLVVTIGPSARHYSETSSTVMFGQRAMKVVNTMKLKEEVDYEILYKKMEREVDQLTSEMERQQKVIRSEKMQMDKRLKESERSFHDLRMTSNMQIESLEKEKRQLESAVKKLTQDLDKERGQNNLLSKHVTELENLLDENKQQQQLENLSKTKFLTDATKEHEKEMGELLRKLEEERCCSSSMKDRMSVLQQQLCDAQSSAQLQESMARELEKKLTKATEEFTIQVQSLKEKVSELISEKELIYDELKSTQEKVQQEMSQRQGLEDQIVRLKPSVSDNCAEESQTSRSMVRSGSGLGNTAFVSKSGKLREALSGQRGTISKIFEEVGLPNVLALLKSEDLDVQIHAVKVVANLAAEDVNQERIVEEGGLDALLSLLQTSENTTIHRVTAGAVANLAMNGSNQGLIMNKGGARLLANVASKTDDPQTLRMVAGAIANLCGNEKVHLMLKQDGGIKALLGMFCSGHTDVIAQIARGIANFAKCESRMISQGHRKGRSLLIEDGVLTWMVAHSTMFSASTRRHIELAFCHLAQNEDNTCDIIASGGIKELLRITRESPREDTRSLAKKALDSNPAFLREIQ